The following proteins are co-located in the Desulfovibrio intestinalis genome:
- a CDS encoding 2Fe-2S iron-sulfur cluster-binding protein, which translates to MFVKVTPSAARQVTIYFEGQPLEVDEGITVAAAVLGSSHGWTRTTHGGHKRGPYCHMGVCFECLMTINGVPNQQACLIPVAEGMRVSRQTGVPNFDKESCNHA; encoded by the coding sequence GTGTTTGTCAAAGTTACCCCTTCTGCGGCCAGGCAGGTGACCATTTACTTTGAAGGACAGCCCCTTGAGGTTGACGAAGGCATAACCGTTGCTGCCGCCGTGCTGGGATCATCCCACGGCTGGACCCGCACCACGCATGGGGGGCACAAACGCGGCCCCTATTGTCATATGGGTGTATGCTTTGAATGCCTCATGACCATTAACGGCGTTCCCAACCAGCAGGCCTGCCTCATTCCTGTGGCAGAGGGCATGCGGGTAAGCCGCCAGACAGGGGTTCCCAATTTTGACAAGGAGAGTTGCAACCATGCGTAG
- a CDS encoding NAD(P)/FAD-dependent oxidoreductase, with amino-acid sequence MSSKDTAGAVVIGGGAVGTAVACYLAMDGVDVTLVEHGEFAWGSSRRCDGHVVTYDTPPGAYSQFCKYGQDMFHAAEKFLPVDFEFSPEGLGLLVDDERDLDAVCANYEGKKNEGVDVTLWDRDDLRHHEPNIGDSILACLNFNGDCKLNPMRLCQGLAMHAEANGATLMTRTSVTGLRTDKGRITTVETDKGLIHTDNVILAAGVWTPLLADMVGLSVPVRPRQGHVLVTERVRNLVGKNYAEYGYLLAKGGKTRSDATPEMEHFGVAFVLEPSHAGTILLGSSRRYVGMNIRPDPTVMRIIAQRARHFYPALADTRVIRCYAGLRPCTPDAKPIISPTPLQGLFVATGHEGNGIGLSLITGKLISEMVRGQAPFMDISYMALDRFGTSSVTHSAGTTTA; translated from the coding sequence ATGAGCAGCAAAGACACCGCCGGAGCCGTAGTTATCGGCGGGGGGGCGGTAGGTACAGCAGTAGCCTGCTATCTTGCCATGGACGGGGTTGATGTAACCCTTGTTGAGCATGGCGAGTTCGCCTGGGGGTCCAGCCGCCGCTGCGACGGCCATGTGGTCACCTACGACACGCCGCCCGGCGCATACAGCCAATTTTGCAAATACGGACAGGATATGTTTCATGCGGCAGAAAAATTTCTGCCAGTAGACTTTGAATTTTCGCCAGAAGGTCTTGGGCTGCTGGTAGATGACGAACGGGATCTAGACGCGGTGTGCGCCAACTATGAGGGCAAAAAAAATGAGGGAGTTGACGTCACTCTGTGGGACAGAGACGACTTACGCCACCACGAACCCAATATTGGCGACAGCATTCTGGCTTGCCTGAATTTCAATGGTGATTGCAAGCTTAACCCCATGCGGCTTTGCCAGGGGCTTGCCATGCATGCGGAAGCCAATGGCGCAACCCTCATGACCAGAACCAGCGTCACAGGTCTGCGTACCGACAAGGGACGGATCACAACGGTTGAAACGGACAAAGGGCTCATCCATACTGATAACGTCATCCTTGCCGCAGGCGTCTGGACGCCCCTGCTTGCCGACATGGTGGGGCTTTCCGTTCCTGTTCGTCCACGGCAGGGGCATGTTCTCGTTACCGAACGCGTGCGCAACCTGGTGGGCAAAAACTATGCAGAATACGGCTATCTTCTGGCAAAGGGAGGCAAAACCCGCAGCGATGCCACGCCTGAAATGGAGCACTTTGGCGTTGCATTTGTGCTTGAGCCCTCGCATGCAGGAACAATTCTGCTTGGCAGCAGCCGCCGCTATGTTGGCATGAACATTCGCCCTGATCCAACGGTCATGCGCATTATCGCGCAGCGCGCCCGCCATTTTTACCCCGCCTTGGCCGATACGAGAGTCATCCGCTGCTACGCGGGTTTGCGTCCCTGCACTCCAGACGCCAAACCCATCATTTCGCCCACGCCTCTTCAAGGGCTTTTTGTGGCCACCGGGCACGAAGGAAACGGCATTGGCCTCTCGCTTATCACGGGCAAGCTTATTTCAGAAATGGTACGCGGTCAGGCTCCTTTTATGGACATCAGCTATATGGCCCTAGACAGATTCGGCACAAGCTCTGTGACGCATTCTGCCGGAACAACCACCGCCTGA
- a CDS encoding dihydrodipicolinate synthase family protein, with protein sequence MNNIHGIFAVTVTHFNQDGSIDYSAISNHIQWLLKSGVHGIMPVGATGEWPALSIDERKKVAEFTMKEVNGKVPVIVGAISPNVDVSVELSKHAGSIGAAGVMILPPPGVHPSQHEIYEFYKYLSTQSPLPVMVYNNPGSCGVAVSPETLIKCAQLPNMGFLKESSGDIMRLTRSVDEVGDKLVVFCGCESLAYESFVMGAKAWVCVLANVAPAMCVKLYNLIVKEKNLDEARKVYRQMLPLLRLLEDTGELWQVVKHSLTLKGFGTGKLRLPRQPLSEGVRIELEKVLKQADFC encoded by the coding sequence ATGAACAACATTCACGGTATTTTCGCAGTAACGGTGACGCACTTTAATCAGGACGGCAGCATCGACTACAGCGCGATATCCAACCATATCCAATGGCTGCTCAAATCAGGCGTACACGGTATCATGCCCGTGGGAGCCACTGGCGAATGGCCTGCGCTTTCTATTGACGAACGCAAAAAGGTTGCCGAGTTCACGATGAAAGAGGTGAATGGCAAGGTTCCGGTCATTGTGGGCGCCATTTCGCCCAATGTTGATGTTTCAGTTGAACTTTCAAAACATGCAGGCTCAATCGGCGCCGCTGGTGTCATGATTCTTCCCCCTCCTGGCGTACATCCCAGCCAGCATGAAATTTATGAATTCTACAAGTACCTCTCCACCCAAAGCCCCCTGCCGGTGATGGTGTACAACAACCCTGGCAGCTGCGGTGTGGCCGTTTCGCCCGAAACCCTGATAAAATGCGCCCAATTGCCCAACATGGGTTTTCTTAAAGAATCCAGCGGTGATATTATGCGCCTTACCCGCTCTGTGGACGAGGTGGGCGACAAACTGGTGGTTTTCTGCGGATGCGAAAGCCTTGCTTACGAAAGTTTTGTCATGGGCGCCAAAGCCTGGGTTTGCGTGCTTGCCAACGTGGCCCCCGCCATGTGCGTCAAGCTGTACAACCTTATTGTTAAAGAAAAAAATCTTGACGAGGCACGCAAGGTATATCGGCAGATGCTGCCATTGTTGCGTTTGCTTGAAGACACGGGCGAGCTCTGGCAGGTGGTCAAGCATTCTCTTACGCTCAAGGGGTTTGGAACGGGCAAATTGCGCCTGCCCCGCCAGCCCCTTTCTGAAGGAGTGCGTATTGAACTTGAAAAAGTGCTCAAACAGGCCGACTTTTGCTAA